The following proteins come from a genomic window of Aequorivita marisscotiae:
- a CDS encoding T9SS type A sorting domain-containing protein, protein MKNLLLFTFLFALIAANTKAQNLLGAATDVYVMETFTNPGQFGTIPLAGPYYPLGTVITGNAFTMLGGDFNDAGELYTFVYQAPDYVLGIVDLSTGAVNYAATVSGNVGGQFLSQLSFNTTNNTFYALSADPNNNSGTQFYEVNITTGVLTPIGAGTGILNGVAMEIDNNGNVYVADANTGNLYTVDINTGVGSVVGNMLPNGMYPVRSGFSIDPGTNVMYAVLQNREGAIWSTFYTVNLSNGALTTLGFGGSRKYSLFAINGESLGVSENDLALVSVYPNPATNKLYIENPTGVALKNVTLFDMLGRDTGSIFSNGEVNIENLVRGAYILQLETENGTITKKIVKE, encoded by the coding sequence ATGAAAAATTTACTTCTTTTTACTTTTTTGTTCGCACTTATTGCAGCTAACACCAAAGCGCAGAATTTGCTCGGAGCTGCAACAGATGTTTATGTAATGGAAACTTTTACCAATCCGGGGCAGTTTGGCACTATTCCGCTTGCAGGGCCGTATTACCCATTGGGTACTGTAATTACGGGTAATGCTTTTACTATGTTGGGAGGTGATTTTAACGATGCTGGCGAACTTTATACATTTGTATATCAAGCCCCAGATTATGTACTGGGAATTGTAGATTTAAGTACGGGAGCTGTAAACTATGCCGCTACCGTATCCGGCAATGTAGGTGGCCAATTTTTAAGTCAGTTATCTTTTAACACCACAAATAATACTTTTTACGCATTGAGTGCAGACCCTAACAATAACTCCGGAACACAGTTTTATGAGGTTAATATTACCACCGGCGTTCTAACACCAATAGGTGCTGGTACAGGTATTTTAAATGGCGTTGCTATGGAAATAGACAACAACGGAAACGTGTACGTTGCCGATGCTAACACAGGAAATTTGTATACTGTAGATATTAATACGGGTGTTGGCAGCGTAGTTGGCAATATGCTTCCCAATGGAATGTACCCGGTGCGAAGCGGGTTTTCCATAGACCCCGGCACCAATGTTATGTATGCAGTTTTGCAGAATAGAGAAGGTGCTATTTGGTCTACTTTTTATACGGTTAATCTTTCTAATGGAGCTCTTACAACCCTTGGATTTGGAGGTTCCAGAAAATACAGTCTTTTTGCGATTAATGGTGAATCGCTTGGGGTAAGCGAGAACGATCTGGCTTTGGTAAGTGTGTACCCAAATCCAGCTACCAACAAACTATACATTGAGAATCCAACTGGAGTGGCATTAAAAAACGTTACGCTTTTTGATATGCTTGGCAGAGATACCGGTTCAATTTTTTCTAATGGAGAAGTAAATATTGAAAATCTTGTAAGAGGTGCTTACATACTTCAACTAGAAACTGAAAATGGCACAATAACAAAAAAGATAGTAAAGGAATAG
- a CDS encoding DUF1697 domain-containing protein has protein sequence MKTHIALLRGINVGGHKKLKMADLKLLFEGLGFENVVTYIQSGNVIFSAAGERSLSEKISNEITNKFGWEVPVLVKTGEAIAEILADCPFDETKKTETYYMLLTSPPKAKLMEAVREISYPNEEFVLTPECVYIYFGNGYGNAKLNNNFFEKKLKVAATTRNHRTLAKLVALAG, from the coding sequence ATGAAAACCCACATTGCTCTCCTTCGCGGTATTAACGTTGGCGGACATAAAAAACTGAAAATGGCAGATTTAAAACTTCTTTTTGAAGGATTGGGTTTTGAAAATGTGGTTACTTATATACAAAGCGGGAACGTGATTTTTTCTGCTGCGGGAGAAAGAAGTCTTTCTGAAAAAATTTCAAATGAAATAACGAATAAGTTTGGTTGGGAAGTTCCCGTATTAGTAAAAACAGGCGAGGCAATTGCCGAAATTTTAGCCGATTGTCCTTTTGACGAAACAAAGAAAACTGAAACCTATTATATGTTACTTACATCGCCACCCAAAGCGAAATTAATGGAGGCAGTGCGCGAAATTAGCTACCCAAATGAAGAATTTGTGTTGACCCCAGAATGTGTTTATATCTACTTCGGCAATGGTTACGGCAATGCAAAATTGAACAACAACTTCTTTGAGAAAAAGCTGAAGGTTGCGGCTACTACGCGCAACCATCGTACGCTTGCTAAATTGGTGGCGTTGGCGGGATAG
- a CDS encoding T9SS type A sorting domain-containing protein, whose product MLKNFTFLFCILSIGFMTAQNKDFEYSQNYKSSVNDPSANFFEIVAQKRAEIATWDLRVKANHKAMKQFERWVYIWQDKVNADGSFPTMANRPLSGTAYINALMADQNQNRGPGDTWEQIGPVDKPLENGYVGYPGKGRINVIAEDPTNTDIMYAGSAAGGIWKTTNGGLLWTPKSDFLAGLGVTDILVDPNNTNIIYMATGDEDGQHISSIGVFKSTDAGETWNPTGLTFSLDENEFINDLAFAPGSSTKIFALTNTEIKVTTNSGTTWTDVPVTYPYGTFTEGFQNIVFDPNDATKVVVSDRFDAIYFSTDSGANFAMHAIFEGGNSQKKLKITSSPNDPDYFYGVSEEERSSGVITKQAEFRKYKFNLANTAADLVSSTDMTGFNSQGGYNQNIAVSPVNKNHIIVAGVNGFRSTDGGATFTTLMNAYDTPPGVGFYVHADHHHVSFVGNTENVLNGHDGGIHKGPFNATTATPWEDISNTLVITQPYNIAVTQEASGDNFMMANQDNDGFSKILQGGSRNWLSAIAGDGTATAIDISNSDIRYLGGTNGQLYRADAGYADGYDQATYILGNNNDAAFVSPMAVHPTNANIIYACHGDIKKSVNKGGTGDPSDWTALSTGLTRTKFIDVTANGGSIRIYTISETGVAKRSDDDGATWTTVTPPAGQVFNSFSAIPNATIVYATVNGYNAGNKVYKSTDSGATWTNISAGLPNIIMKKVVANRASTDETLYLGTELGPYFRNNTANWQKMGTGLPNVRVEDLEINYTDNILYIGTFGRGMWKMSTIQTDSTPPVPDVPVLPDVISQCAINSIAELTIPTATDAVSGTINGTTTATFPITANTTITWTYTDTANNSSTQTQDIIINDTTAPVPDVVNLPDAIEQCSVTSLPVPTATDNCVGSVTGTTTTTFPITASTTVVWTYTDGANTSTQNQTVTINDTTAPVPDVTTLPDVVEQCSVTSLPAPTATDACAGSVTGTTTTTFPITASTTVVWTYTDGANTSTQNQTVTINDTTAPVPDVTTLPDVVEQCSVTSLPAPTATDACAGSVTGTTTTTFPITASTTVVWTYTDGANTSTQNQTVIINDTTAPVPDVTTLPDVVEQCSVTSLPAPTATDACAGSVTGTTTTTFPITASTTVVWNYTDGANTSTQNQTVTINDTTAPVPDATTLPDVIEECSVASLPAPTATDNCVGGVIGTTTTTFPITASTTVVWTYTDGANTSTQSQTVTINDTTAPVPNIPNLPTITATCSVDSIPAPIATDNCIGSVTATTTATFPILESTVITWSYTDGTNVSIQNQIIVIEPIDNSVTQTSNTLTANASGYNYQWVDCDNGNAPISGETNQSFTPTVSGNYAVVISNALCTVTSNCYMVTVLGIPETSFGTNLKVYPNPVKRSVTVELGSFHKNVSVSIYNLLGQIVAKQDFNDTNKIEMEIEAAAAIYFMNLTSETGQTVMLRLIKE is encoded by the coding sequence ATGTTGAAAAACTTTACCTTCTTATTTTGCATCTTGAGCATCGGGTTTATGACGGCCCAAAACAAAGATTTTGAATATAGTCAAAATTACAAATCTAGTGTAAACGACCCCAGCGCAAATTTCTTTGAAATAGTAGCGCAGAAAAGAGCGGAAATAGCCACTTGGGATCTTCGCGTAAAAGCAAACCACAAAGCGATGAAACAATTTGAACGCTGGGTGTACATTTGGCAAGACAAAGTAAACGCAGATGGATCTTTTCCTACAATGGCCAATCGTCCGTTATCTGGCACTGCATATATAAATGCTTTAATGGCAGACCAAAACCAAAATCGTGGTCCTGGCGATACGTGGGAACAGATAGGGCCTGTGGACAAACCTTTAGAAAATGGATATGTAGGCTATCCTGGAAAGGGAAGAATAAACGTAATTGCTGAAGACCCAACAAATACAGACATAATGTATGCTGGATCTGCTGCCGGAGGTATTTGGAAAACAACTAATGGTGGTTTGTTATGGACGCCAAAATCTGATTTTCTTGCGGGATTGGGTGTTACAGATATACTTGTAGATCCAAACAATACCAATATAATTTATATGGCAACTGGCGATGAAGACGGACAGCATATTTCTTCAATAGGCGTGTTTAAATCTACAGATGCCGGTGAAACGTGGAACCCAACCGGTTTAACATTTAGCTTAGACGAAAATGAATTTATAAACGACTTGGCATTTGCTCCGGGCAGTAGTACCAAAATTTTTGCTTTAACAAATACTGAAATAAAAGTTACTACCAACAGCGGAACTACTTGGACAGATGTACCGGTAACTTATCCCTATGGAACTTTTACAGAAGGATTTCAAAATATAGTTTTTGATCCAAATGATGCTACCAAAGTGGTGGTTTCAGATAGATTTGATGCTATATATTTTTCTACGGACAGTGGTGCAAACTTTGCGATGCACGCTATTTTTGAAGGAGGAAATAGTCAGAAAAAATTAAAAATAACCAGTTCGCCAAATGATCCCGATTATTTTTACGGTGTAAGTGAAGAAGAAAGAAGCAGTGGGGTTATTACCAAACAAGCTGAATTTAGAAAATATAAATTTAATTTGGCAAACACAGCCGCAGATTTAGTATCATCAACAGACATGACCGGGTTTAATTCGCAAGGCGGTTACAATCAAAATATTGCGGTTTCTCCTGTAAATAAAAATCATATTATCGTTGCCGGTGTAAATGGATTTCGCTCTACCGACGGAGGAGCCACCTTTACTACCCTAATGAATGCTTATGACACACCTCCAGGAGTAGGTTTTTATGTACATGCAGATCATCATCACGTATCATTTGTAGGAAATACTGAAAATGTATTAAATGGGCATGACGGTGGCATTCACAAAGGACCATTTAATGCAACAACCGCTACGCCTTGGGAAGATATCTCTAACACATTAGTAATTACACAACCATATAATATTGCAGTTACACAAGAAGCCAGTGGCGATAACTTTATGATGGCCAATCAGGATAATGATGGTTTCTCGAAAATACTGCAAGGTGGAAGTAGAAATTGGCTTTCGGCAATTGCAGGTGATGGTACGGCAACAGCTATTGATATTTCAAATTCAGATATTAGATACTTGGGTGGAACAAACGGGCAATTATATCGCGCAGATGCTGGATATGCAGATGGGTACGACCAAGCTACCTATATTCTTGGAAACAATAATGATGCTGCATTTGTTTCACCAATGGCAGTACATCCTACCAATGCCAATATTATTTATGCATGTCACGGCGATATAAAAAAATCTGTAAATAAAGGAGGTACTGGAGACCCAAGCGACTGGACCGCATTAAGTACGGGATTAACCAGAACAAAATTTATTGATGTTACAGCTAATGGTGGATCAATACGAATTTATACCATTAGTGAAACTGGTGTTGCAAAAAGAAGCGATGATGATGGAGCAACCTGGACAACCGTAACCCCACCAGCAGGGCAGGTTTTTAATAGTTTTTCGGCAATACCAAATGCCACAATAGTTTATGCAACGGTAAATGGTTACAATGCAGGAAATAAAGTATATAAATCTACTGATAGTGGCGCTACTTGGACGAATATAAGCGCTGGTCTTCCAAATATAATTATGAAGAAGGTAGTTGCCAACAGAGCCTCCACAGACGAAACTCTTTATTTAGGCACTGAATTAGGCCCTTATTTTAGAAACAATACAGCAAACTGGCAAAAAATGGGTACAGGTTTGCCGAACGTTCGGGTAGAAGATTTAGAAATAAATTATACCGACAATATACTTTATATTGGAACATTCGGACGTGGTATGTGGAAAATGTCTACAATCCAAACAGACTCAACACCACCAGTCCCAGATGTACCCGTGTTACCAGATGTAATTTCGCAGTGCGCTATTAATAGTATCGCCGAATTAACGATTCCAACAGCTACCGATGCAGTGTCAGGAACAATAAACGGAACTACCACAGCAACATTCCCTATTACTGCAAACACGACCATTACTTGGACTTATACCGATACAGCTAATAATTCTTCAACACAAACGCAAGATATTATTATCAATGACACTACAGCACCTGTTCCTGATGTAGTAAATTTACCAGATGCTATTGAACAATGTAGTGTAACGAGCTTGCCAGTGCCAACCGCAACAGATAACTGTGTGGGAAGTGTTACAGGCACTACAACAACTACATTCCCTATTACTGCATCAACTACGGTAGTTTGGACGTATACGGATGGTGCTAACACAAGTACGCAGAACCAAACGGTAACTATTAACGATACCACGGCTCCTGTGCCAGATGTTACAACTTTACCGGACGTTGTAGAACAATGTAGCGTAACCAGTTTACCTGCACCAACAGCAACAGATGCTTGTGCGGGTAGCGTAACGGGTACTACAACAACTACTTTCCCTATTACTGCATCAACTACGGTAGTTTGGACGTATACGGATGGTGCAAACACAAGTACGCAGAACCAAACGGTAACTATTAACGATACCACGGCTCCCGTGCCAGATGTTACAACTTTACCGGACGTTGTTGAACAGTGTAGCGTAACCAGTTTACCTGCACCAACAGCAACAGATGCTTGTGCGGGTAGCGTAACAGGTACTACAACAACTACTTTCCCTATTACTGCTTCAACTACAGTAGTTTGGACGTATACGGATGGTGCAAACACAAGTACGCAGAACCAAACGGTAATTATTAACGATACCACGGCTCCCGTGCCAGATGTTACTACATTACCGGACGTTGTAGAACAGTGTAGCGTAACCAGTTTACCTGCGCCAACAGCAACAGATGCTTGTGCGGGTAGCGTAACAGGTACAACAACAACTACCTTCCCTATTACTGCATCAACTACAGTAGTTTGGAATTATACGGATGGTGCTAACACAAGTACGCAGAACCAAACGGTAACTATTAACGATACCACGGCTCCTGTTCCAGATGCTACTACATTGCCAGATGTTATTGAAGAATGTAGCGTAGCAAGTTTACCTGCACCAACCGCAACCGATAACTGCGTTGGCGGCGTAATAGGTACTACAACAACTACTTTCCCTATTACTGCATCAACTACGGTAGTTTGGACGTATACGGATGGTGCTAACACAAGTACGCAGAGCCAAACGGTAACTATTAACGACACCACGGCTCCCGTACCAAACATTCCTAATTTACCCACAATAACAGCTACTTGTAGTGTTGATAGTATCCCCGCGCCAATTGCGACAGATAATTGTATTGGAAGTGTAACTGCAACCACCACGGCAACTTTCCCGATTTTGGAAAGTACTGTAATAACATGGTCGTATACCGATGGAACGAATGTTTCCATTCAAAACCAGATAATTGTTATTGAGCCTATTGACAATTCGGTTACCCAAACCAGCAATACCTTAACTGCCAATGCATCCGGATATAACTATCAATGGGTTGATTGCGACAACGGTAACGCTCCAATTTCTGGCGAAACAAACCAGAGCTTTACCCCTACGGTATCTGGAAACTATGCTGTAGTTATTAGTAATGCGCTATGTACAGTAACCTCCAACTGTTATATGGTTACAGTTTTAGGCATACCAGAAACGAGTTTTGGTACAAACCTAAAAGTATATCCAAACCCTGTAAAAAGGAGTGTTACTGTAGAATTAGGATCCTTCCATAAAAATGTAAGTGTTAGTATTTACAATTTATTGGGACAAATAGTGGCGAAACAAGATTTCAATGACACCAATAAAATTGAAATGGAAATTGAAGCAGCTGCTGCTATATATTTTATGAACCTTACTTCTGAAACAGGGCAGACAGTAATGCTCAGACTTATTAAAGAATAG